A stretch of Ectothiorhodospiraceae bacterium BW-2 DNA encodes these proteins:
- a CDS encoding transposase — MTRYPRLRATRPNEVWTWDITKLPTTEQGNFLNLYVVMDLYSRFIVAWMVSRKENSELSKLLISDAAARYRVALSGLTLHQDRGVPMTARGYLDLMAELGITCSHSRPRVSNDNPFSESQFKTLKQQPDYPQRLTGVDHARIWFSDYVDWYCFHHHHRGIAWFTPEQVFTGRYKEVSEQREQALKQAYQQHPKRFIHGEPKVKQPPTEVWINPALPEEGVGSLEVNYPTLNRAKER; from the coding sequence ATCACACGCTATCCCCGATTACGGGCGACCCGCCCGAATGAGGTTTGGACATGGGATATCACTAAGCTTCCCACCACAGAGCAGGGTAACTTCTTGAATCTCTATGTGGTGATGGATCTCTACAGCCGTTTTATTGTGGCTTGGATGGTCTCAAGGAAGGAGAATAGTGAGCTCTCCAAGCTGTTAATCAGTGACGCAGCGGCTCGCTATCGGGTCGCGCTCAGTGGCTTAACACTGCATCAGGATAGAGGTGTGCCGATGACCGCCAGAGGCTATCTCGACTTGATGGCCGAACTGGGGATCACCTGCTCCCACAGCCGTCCACGAGTCAGTAACGACAATCCGTTTAGCGAGAGTCAATTTAAAACACTCAAGCAACAACCCGATTATCCTCAACGATTGACAGGAGTTGACCATGCCAGAATATGGTTTAGTGACTATGTTGACTGGTACTGTTTCCACCACCACCATCGAGGGATTGCGTGGTTCACTCCAGAGCAGGTATTTACCGGTCGTTACAAGGAGGTTAGCGAGCAGCGTGAACAGGCGCTGAAGCAGGCCTATCAGCAGCATCCGAAACGCTTTATTCATGGTGAGCCCAAGGTTAAGCAACCCCCTACTGAGGTATGGATTAACCCCGCTCTACCGGAGGAGGGGGTGGGGTCGCTGGAGGTCAACTATCCAACCCTGAATAGAGCGAAGGAGAGATGA
- a CDS encoding Rpn family recombination-promoting nuclease/putative transposase, whose product MIYNIDPKVDCVFKAILGRRSRRHLLLHFLNAMLEDKLRYPLVKVTILNPYSSKDYETDKLHIVDIRAEDSRGRQFQLEIQRKNYTSLPERIVYSWCHLYQEQLEEGMNYDELQPVYSIWLLTESFGHKRLNAAQKAAKTATQTKSQPPPPLRHYAPECQDTLRPPLMRNECRIRGATEEIHDAQRYYRFTLQRGYRPR is encoded by the coding sequence ATGATATACAACATCGACCCCAAAGTAGATTGCGTCTTTAAGGCGATATTAGGGCGGCGCAGCCGGCGTCATCTGCTGCTCCACTTTCTTAATGCCATGCTGGAGGATAAGCTGCGCTACCCGCTGGTTAAAGTGACTATCCTTAACCCCTACAGCAGTAAAGATTATGAGACTGACAAGCTCCATATTGTCGATATCAGAGCCGAAGATAGCCGTGGCCGCCAGTTTCAGTTAGAGATTCAGCGTAAAAATTACACCTCGCTGCCAGAGCGTATAGTCTATAGTTGGTGCCACCTCTATCAGGAGCAGCTAGAAGAGGGGATGAACTACGATGAACTACAACCCGTTTACTCCATCTGGCTGTTAACCGAGTCGTTTGGACATAAACGGCTCAATGCGGCCCAAAAAGCCGCAAAGACAGCGACTCAAACTAAGAGCCAACCACCTCCACCACTACGACACTATGCCCCTGAGTGTCAAGATACCCTGAGACCACCCCTGATGAGAAATGAATGTAGAATCAGGGGGGCAACAGAGGAGATACACGATGCCCAAAGATACTACCGTTTTACCCTCCAACGAGGTTACCGACCCCGATGA
- a CDS encoding Rpn family recombination-promoting nuclease/putative transposase, which translates to MIYNIDPKVDCVFKAILGRRSRRHLLLHFLNAMLEDKLRYPLVKVTILNPYSSKDYETDKLHIVDIRAEDSRGRQFQLEIQRKNYTSLPERIVYSWCHLYQEQLEEGMNYDELQPVYSIWLLTESFGHKRLNAAQQAAKTATQTKSQPPPPLRHYALLDESGRAISDRCGGITICELHRFEFKDDIVSSEAQRWIRFFMEAHRLDSNNLPQWMRTKEMRQAQHTLRTFSANKQARYLYLSRLDAQREHLTILHEHDMMEQELQQAKSAQELAQAERDQAIERELRAQAEREQAIERELRAQAEREQAIERELRAQAEREQAQAEREQAQAEREQAQAEREQALAELAELKKRLKL; encoded by the coding sequence ATGATATACAACATCGACCCCAAAGTAGATTGCGTCTTTAAGGCGATATTAGGGCGGCGCAGCCGGCGTCATCTGCTGCTCCACTTTCTTAATGCCATGCTGGAGGATAAGCTGCGCTACCCGCTGGTTAAAGTGACTATCCTTAACCCCTACAGCAGTAAAGATTATGAGACTGACAAGCTCCATATTGTCGATATCAGAGCCGAAGATAGCCGTGGCCGCCAGTTTCAGTTAGAGATTCAGCGTAAAAATTACACCTCGCTGCCAGAGCGTATAGTCTATAGTTGGTGCCACCTCTATCAGGAGCAGCTAGAAGAGGGGATGAACTACGATGAACTACAACCCGTTTACTCCATCTGGCTGTTAACCGAGTCGTTTGGACATAAACGGCTCAATGCGGCCCAACAAGCCGCAAAGACAGCGACTCAAACTAAGAGCCAACCACCTCCACCACTACGACACTATGCTCTGCTTGATGAGTCGGGCAGAGCGATAAGTGACCGGTGTGGCGGTATCACGATCTGCGAACTGCACCGTTTTGAGTTTAAAGACGATATAGTATCCAGCGAAGCCCAGCGCTGGATCCGCTTTTTTATGGAAGCACATCGGCTTGATAGCAATAATTTACCCCAATGGATGAGAACCAAAGAGATGAGACAGGCACAGCATACCCTCAGAACATTTTCGGCTAACAAACAGGCTCGTTATCTCTACCTCTCCCGACTTGATGCACAGCGGGAGCACTTAACCATTCTGCATGAGCACGATATGATGGAGCAGGAGCTACAACAAGCTAAAAGTGCGCAGGAGCTGGCTCAAGCCGAGCGGGATCAGGCAATAGAGCGCGAATTAAGGGCTCAAGCCGAGCGGGAGCAGGCAATAGAGCGCGAATTAAGGGCTCAAGCCGAGCGGGAGCAGGCAATAGAGCGCGAATTAAGGGCTCAAGCCGAGCGAGAGCAGGCTCAAGCCGAGCGGGAGCAGGCTCAAGCCGAGCGGGAGCAGGCTCAAGCCGAGCGGGAGCAGGCTTTAGCTGAGTTAGCGGAGTTAAAAAAGAGACTAAAGTTGTAA
- a CDS encoding Rpn family recombination-promoting nuclease/putative transposase has translation MRVVQRDIFSQFHLAPTSPTAYYQPMIYNIDPKVDCVFKAILGRRSRRHLLLHFLNAMLEDKLHYPLVKVTILNPYSSKDYETDKLHIVDIRAEDSRGRQFQLEIQRKNYTSLPERIVYSWCHLYQEQLEEGMNYDELQPVYSIWLLTESFGHKRLNAAQQAAKTATQTKSQPPPPLRHYALLDESGRAISDRCGGITICELHRFEFKDDIVSSEAQRWIRFFMEAHRLDSNNLPQWMRTKEMRQAQHTLRTFSANKQARYLYLSRLDAQREHLTILHEHDMMEQELQQAKSAQELAQAERDQAQAEREQAIERELRAQAERERPGNRARIKGSSRARAGNRARIKGSSRARAGSSRAGAGFS, from the coding sequence ATGCGAGTTGTACAGCGGGATATTTTTTCCCAATTCCATCTTGCACCCACCTCCCCAACGGCCTATTATCAACCCATGATATACAACATCGACCCCAAAGTAGATTGCGTCTTTAAGGCAATATTAGGGCGGCGCAGCCGGCGTCATCTGCTGCTCCACTTTCTTAATGCCATGCTGGAGGATAAGCTGCACTACCCGCTGGTTAAAGTGACTATCCTTAACCCCTACAGCAGTAAAGATTATGAGACTGACAAGCTCCATATTGTCGATATCAGAGCCGAAGATAGCCGTGGCCGCCAGTTTCAGTTAGAGATTCAGCGTAAAAATTACACCTCGCTGCCAGAGCGTATAGTCTATAGTTGGTGCCACCTCTATCAGGAGCAGCTAGAAGAGGGGATGAACTACGATGAACTACAACCCGTTTACTCCATCTGGCTGTTAACCGAGTCGTTTGGACATAAACGGCTCAATGCGGCCCAACAAGCCGCAAAGACAGCGACTCAAACTAAGAGCCAACCACCTCCACCACTACGACACTATGCTCTGCTTGATGAGTCGGGCAGAGCGATAAGTGACCGGTGTGGCGGTATCACGATCTGCGAACTGCACCGTTTTGAGTTTAAAGACGATATAGTATCCAGCGAAGCCCAGCGCTGGATCCGCTTTTTTATGGAAGCACATCGGCTTGATAGCAATAATTTACCCCAATGGATGAGAACCAAAGAGATGAGACAGGCACAGCATACCCTCAGAACATTTTCGGCTAACAAACAGGCTCGTTATCTCTACCTCTCCCGACTTGATGCACAGCGGGAGCACTTAACCATTCTGCATGAGCACGATATGATGGAGCAGGAGCTACAACAAGCTAAAAGTGCGCAGGAGCTGGCTCAAGCCGAGCGGGATCAGGCTCAAGCCGAGCGCGAACAGGCAATAGAGCGCGAATTAAGGGCTCAAGCCGAGCGAGAGAGGCCAGGCAATAGAGCGCGAATTAAGGGCTCAAGCCGAGCGAGAGCAGGCAATAGAGCGCGAATTAAGGGCTCAAGCCGAGCGAGAGCAGGCTCAAGCCGAGCGGGAGCAGGCTTTAGCTGA
- a CDS encoding IS1634 family transposase, giving the protein MTTSIESTTQSVDAMPIIKHYMDKLEIPALLNKYVPNNTGADIAPAQVLSLLVMNLLNAPTPLYQIPQWLGKYVDGLGEDIDIANKYNDDRSARALTRLYDADRDNLLVELTANAIRVWRLEYACIQNDTTSITLIGAYDTPYPHAALPLHGHNKDFRPDCKQLVFGLNTTTDGYVPLSYRLYDGNQADIATHQTNWQQLREQLGKSDFIYVADSKLCSQANLDVIASAGGQFITVMSRNIKVAKQFTQAVEEGFEPKWDAEWSKPNPRKKGSEHHYELHEAAEQWQGYRVIWVRSSSKAATQSKQRHHDITTACANLTALQPKLNRYHLKSRQQIEAAIKEAAGSAAIYLDIQLTEQCQTVSVKIGRGRPGADSEYQQQEVISYQLSWQIKQSDIDKKARSDGLFPLLTNTDLPPLEVLQTYKKQPHLEKRFLAGKSVLEIAPVFLKDTRRIEAMMLLIFIALMILSLVERAIRKAMDEQAITALPIRPSGLKTKAPTWRVIRQFFTDINLTHIRQNGVIIHRELKGLSALHQQVLRLIDVPLAVYQQLQRSWWVFVEP; this is encoded by the coding sequence ATGACCACATCCATAGAGAGCACGACACAATCAGTCGATGCCATGCCTATCATCAAGCACTATATGGACAAGCTAGAGATACCGGCACTGCTCAATAAATATGTTCCCAATAACACCGGGGCCGATATTGCTCCGGCGCAGGTCTTGTCGCTGCTGGTGATGAACCTGCTCAACGCCCCCACGCCGCTCTATCAAATCCCGCAATGGCTCGGCAAATATGTCGACGGGCTGGGAGAAGATATCGATATCGCCAATAAATACAACGATGATCGCTCTGCACGGGCGCTAACTCGTCTCTACGACGCCGATCGGGATAATCTGCTGGTCGAGTTAACCGCCAACGCGATTCGGGTCTGGCGTCTGGAATACGCCTGTATTCAGAACGATACCACCAGCATCACGCTCATCGGTGCTTACGATACCCCTTACCCGCATGCGGCGTTACCGCTACATGGTCACAACAAGGATTTCCGACCCGACTGCAAACAGTTAGTTTTTGGCTTGAACACCACCACCGATGGTTATGTTCCGTTAAGCTATCGGCTCTATGATGGCAATCAGGCCGACATCGCGACCCATCAGACCAACTGGCAGCAACTCAGAGAGCAACTGGGTAAGAGTGATTTCATCTATGTCGCCGACAGCAAACTCTGCTCCCAAGCCAACCTGGATGTGATTGCCTCGGCCGGAGGCCAGTTCATTACCGTGATGTCGCGCAATATCAAGGTGGCCAAACAGTTCACCCAGGCGGTTGAAGAGGGTTTCGAGCCGAAGTGGGATGCCGAGTGGAGCAAGCCCAACCCGCGCAAAAAAGGGAGTGAGCACCACTACGAGTTGCATGAAGCCGCAGAGCAGTGGCAAGGCTACCGCGTTATCTGGGTACGCTCATCCAGTAAAGCAGCGACCCAATCAAAACAACGCCATCATGACATCACAACCGCCTGTGCCAACCTGACTGCACTCCAACCCAAACTGAACCGCTATCACCTCAAAAGCCGCCAACAGATTGAAGCGGCAATCAAAGAGGCCGCAGGCTCTGCCGCAATCTATCTGGATATCCAACTCACCGAACAGTGCCAAACCGTATCCGTGAAGATAGGTCGTGGTCGCCCGGGAGCCGATAGCGAATACCAGCAACAAGAGGTCATCAGCTATCAGCTTAGCTGGCAAATCAAGCAGAGTGACATCGATAAGAAAGCCCGCAGCGATGGCCTGTTTCCCCTGTTGACTAACACCGATTTACCCCCTCTGGAGGTGTTGCAGACATATAAAAAACAACCCCATCTGGAGAAACGCTTTTTGGCCGGCAAGTCGGTACTGGAGATTGCGCCGGTCTTCCTGAAAGATACGCGCCGCATTGAGGCGATGATGCTACTCATCTTCATCGCCCTGATGATTCTGTCGCTGGTTGAGCGCGCTATCCGTAAAGCGATGGACGAACAGGCCATCACTGCGCTGCCTATCCGTCCCTCGGGCTTAAAGACCAAAGCGCCTACTTGGCGAGTTATCCGCCAATTCTTTACCGATATCAATCTGACACACATTCGCCAGAACGGCGTGATCATTCATCGTGAACTTAAGGGGCTAAGCGCGCTGCATCAGCAAGTACTCAGACTCATCGATGTTCCGCTGGCAGTCTACCAACAACTACAGCGCTCCTGGTGGGTATTTGTGGAGCCGTAA
- a CDS encoding Rpn family recombination-promoting nuclease/putative transposase, translating to MIYNIDPKVDCVFKAILGRRSRRHLLLHFLNAMLEDKLRYPLVKVTILNPYSSKDYETDKLHIVDIRAEDSRGRQFQLEIQRKNYTSLPERIVYSWCHLYQEQLEEGMNYDELQPVYSIWLLTESFGHKRLNAAQQAAKTATQTKSQPPPPLRHYALLDESGRAISDRCGGITICELHRFEFKDDIVSSEAQRWIRFFMEAHRLDSNNLPQWMRTKEMRQAQHTLRTFSANKQARYLYLSRLDAQREHLTILHEHDMMEQELQQAKSAQELAQAERDQAQAEREQAIERELRAQAEREQAQAEREQAIERELRAQAEREQAIERELRAQAEREQAQAEREQALAELAELKKRLKL from the coding sequence ATGATATACAACATCGACCCCAAAGTAGATTGCGTCTTTAAGGCGATATTAGGGCGGCGCAGCCGGCGTCATCTGCTGCTCCACTTTCTTAATGCCATGCTGGAGGATAAGCTGCGCTACCCGCTGGTTAAAGTGACTATCCTTAACCCCTACAGCAGTAAAGATTATGAGACTGACAAGCTCCATATTGTCGATATCAGAGCCGAAGATAGCCGTGGCCGCCAGTTTCAGTTAGAGATTCAGCGTAAAAATTACACCTCGCTGCCAGAGCGTATAGTCTATAGTTGGTGCCACCTCTATCAGGAGCAGCTAGAAGAGGGGATGAACTACGATGAACTACAACCCGTTTACTCCATCTGGCTGTTAACCGAGTCGTTTGGACATAAACGGCTCAATGCGGCCCAACAAGCCGCAAAGACAGCGACTCAAACTAAGAGCCAACCACCTCCACCACTACGACACTATGCTCTGCTTGATGAGTCGGGCAGAGCGATAAGTGACCGGTGTGGCGGTATCACGATCTGCGAACTGCACCGTTTTGAGTTTAAAGACGATATAGTATCCAGCGAAGCCCAGCGCTGGATCCGCTTTTTTATGGAAGCACATCGGCTTGATAGCAATAATTTACCCCAATGGATGAGAACCAAAGAGATGAGACAGGCACAGCATACCCTCAGAACATTTTCGGCTAACAAACAGGCTCGTTATCTCTACCTCTCCCGACTTGATGCACAGCGGGAGCACTTAACCATTCTGCATGAGCACGATATGATGGAGCAGGAACTACAACAAGCTAAAAGTGCGCAGGAGCTGGCTCAAGCCGAGCGGGATCAGGCTCAAGCCGAGCGCGAACAGGCAATAGAGCGCGAATTAAGGGCTCAAGCCGAGCGAGAGCAGGCTCAAGCCGAGCGGGAGCAGGCAATAGAGCGCGAATTAAGGGCTCAAGCCGAGCGAGAGCAGGCAATAGAGCGCGAATTAAGGGCTCAAGCCGAGCGAGAGCAGGCTCAAGCCGAGCGGGAGCAGGCTTTAGCTGAGTTAGCGGAGTTAAAAAAGAGACTAAAGTTGTAA
- a CDS encoding Rpn family recombination-promoting nuclease/putative transposase, giving the protein MIYNIDPKVDCVFKAILGRRSRRHLLLHFLNAMLEDKLRYPLVKVTILNPYSSKDYETDKLHIVDIRAEDSRGRQFQLEIQRKNYTSLPERIVYSWCHLYQEQLEEGMNYDELQPVYSIWLLTESFGHKRLNAAQQAAKTATQTKSQPPPPLRHYALLDESGRAISDRCGGITICELHRFEFKDDIVSSEAQRWIRFFMEAHRLDSNNLPQWMRTKEMRQAQHTLRTFSANKQARYLYLSRLDAQREHLTILHEHDMMEQELQQAKSAQELAQAERDQAIERELRAQAERELAQAEREQAIERELRAQAEREQAQAERELAQAEREQALAELAELKKRLKL; this is encoded by the coding sequence ATGATATACAACATCGACCCCAAAGTAGATTGCGTCTTTAAGGCGATATTAGGGCGGCGCAGCCGGCGTCATCTGCTGCTCCACTTTCTTAATGCCATGCTGGAGGATAAGCTGCGCTACCCGCTGGTTAAAGTGACTATCCTTAACCCCTACAGCAGTAAAGATTATGAGACTGACAAGCTCCATATTGTCGATATCAGAGCCGAAGATAGCCGTGGCCGCCAGTTTCAGTTAGAGATTCAGCGTAAAAATTACACCTCGCTGCCAGAGCGTATAGTCTATAGTTGGTGCCACCTCTATCAGGAGCAGCTAGAAGAGGGGATGAACTACGATGAACTACAACCCGTTTACTCCATCTGGCTGTTAACCGAGTCGTTTGGACATAAACGGCTCAATGCGGCCCAACAAGCCGCAAAGACAGCGACTCAAACTAAGAGCCAACCACCTCCACCACTACGACACTATGCTCTGCTTGATGAGTCGGGCAGAGCGATAAGTGACCGGTGTGGCGGTATCACGATCTGCGAACTGCACCGTTTTGAGTTTAAAGACGATATAGTATCCAGCGAAGCCCAGCGCTGGATCCGCTTTTTTATGGAAGCGCATCGGCTTGATAGCAATAATTTACCCCAATGGATGAGAACCAAAGAGATGAGACAGGCACAGCATACCCTCAGAACATTTTCGGCTAACAAACAGGCTCGTTATCTCTACCTCTCCCGACTTGATGCACAGCGGGAGCACTTAACCATTCTGCATGAGCACGATATGATGGAGCAGGAGCTACAACAAGCTAAAAGTGCGCAGGAGCTGGCTCAAGCCGAGCGGGATCAGGCAATAGAGCGCGAATTAAGGGCTCAAGCCGAGCGAGAGCTGGCTCAAGCCGAGCGGGAGCAGGCAATAGAGCGCGAATTAAGGGCTCAAGCCGAGCGAGAGCAGGCTCAAGCCGAGCGAGAGCTGGCTCAAGCCGAGCGGGAGCAGGCTTTAGCTGAGTTAGCGGAGTTAAAAAAGAGACTAAAGTTGTAA
- a CDS encoding Rpn family recombination-promoting nuclease/putative transposase, whose product MIYNIDPKVDCVFKAILGRRSRRHLLLHFLNAMLEDKLRYPLVKVTILNPYSSKDYETDKLHIVDIRAEDSRGRQFQLEIQRKNYTSLPERIVYSWCHLYQEQLEEGMNYDELQPVYSIWLLTESFGHKRLNAAQQAAKTATQTKSQPPPPLRHYALLDESGRAISDRCGGITICELHRFEFKDDIVSSEAQRWIRFFMEAHRLDSNNLPQWMRTKEMRQAQHTLRTFSANKQARYLYLSRLDAQREHLTILHEHDMMEQELQQAKSAQELAQAERDQAIERELRAQAEREQAIERELRAQAEREQAIERELRAQAEREQAQAEREQALAELAELKKRLKL is encoded by the coding sequence ATGATATACAACATCGACCCCAAAGTAGATTGCGTCTTTAAGGCGATATTAGGGCGGCGCAGCCGGCGTCATCTGCTGCTCCACTTTCTTAATGCCATGCTGGAGGATAAGCTGCGCTACCCGCTGGTTAAAGTGACTATCCTTAACCCCTACAGCAGTAAAGATTATGAGACTGACAAGCTCCATATTGTCGATATCAGAGCCGAAGATAGCCGTGGCCGCCAGTTTCAGTTAGAGATTCAGCGTAAAAATTACACCTCGCTGCCAGAGCGTATAGTCTATAGTTGGTGCCACCTCTATCAGGAGCAGCTAGAAGAGGGGATGAACTACGATGAACTACAACCCGTTTACTCCATCTGGCTGTTAACCGAGTCGTTTGGACATAAACGGCTCAATGCGGCCCAACAAGCCGCAAAGACAGCGACTCAAACTAAGAGCCAACCACCTCCACCACTACGACACTATGCTCTGCTTGATGAGTCGGGCAGAGCGATAAGTGACCGGTGTGGCGGTATCACGATCTGCGAACTGCACCGTTTTGAGTTTAAAGACGATATAGTATCCAGCGAAGCCCAGCGCTGGATCCGCTTTTTTATGGAAGCACATCGGCTTGATAGCAATAATTTACCCCAATGGATGAGAACCAAAGAGATGAGACAGGCACAGCATACCCTCAGAACATTTTCGGCTAACAAACAGGCTCGTTATCTCTACCTCTCCCGACTTGATGCACAGCGGGAGCACTTAACCATTCTGCATGAGCACGATATGATGGAGCAGGAGCTACAACAAGCTAAAAGTGCGCAGGAGCTGGCTCAAGCCGAGCGGGATCAGGCAATAGAGCGCGAATTAAGGGCTCAAGCCGAGCGGGAGCAGGCAATAGAGCGCGAATTAAGGGCTCAAGCCGAGCGAGAGCAGGCAATAGAGCGCGAATTAAGGGCTCAAGCCGAGCGAGAGCAGGCTCAAGCCGAGCGGGAGCAGGCTTTAGCTGAGTTAGCGGAGTTAAAAAAGAGACTAAAGTTGTAA